Proteins from a single region of Bradyrhizobium diazoefficiens:
- a CDS encoding EAL domain-containing protein codes for MKTRYGSRLLDQTFVRSGPIRWLVVGGVLLIAAIAVGAVLMAQNFRERALRNSGRELENTVLLLAHHFDQQLQDFAVIQRDFVDHVRASGIMTAEDYRKRFSGQDVHRMLRSKIDALPYMGGVNIIDADGNVINSSTAWPAPKVNVADRSYYRTFRYDPQAPDVLIEPVHSRISGAWTILILRKIMGPHGEFMGIIGRGIEPANFEKFFETVVLGEGASISMLHRDGTLLARFPHSSDLMGHNFRNGSFEQQRIFAVDHFAGRFVSPVDGEDRLVSARALPHFPILMMATTTRAAALADWREQIGILISVAGASALAIAGVLIAIVRKLLEQHRMSRERLTLEKQRLDRAVNNMTQGLLLFDASKQLVVCNHRYIEMYGLSAEIVKPGCDFRDIIVHRKATGSFTGDVDQYVARVLRDIHLRNFMIVDTSDGRSIQVVNEPLDDGGWVATHEDITERRRIEERITHLAHYDALTDLPNRAMFHEHLRGELLAIADGEELAVHYIDIDEFKSVNDALGHLVGDELLKSVAQSLRSCAGPTDFVARLGGDEFAIVQSAVTSPDQVTELVARVFAAIRAPFDCMGHHLTTDASIGIALAPGHGTALDQILKNADMAMYAAKSAGRRTYRFFEPEMDAKVRERRQLEIDLRDAIAHGDLEVYYQPCLSLKDDRITGCEALVRWRHPERGMISPAEFIPIAEDTGLINEIGEWVLATACRDAAGWPDDIRLAVNVSPVQFKSGTLALKIMAALAASNLPASRLELEITEAVLIRDDDTTLAILHQLRAIGVRIALDDFGTGYSSLSYLHRFPFDKIKIDRCFVNDIAGPDGSASIVQAVVNLASARRMATTAEGVETEEQQRLLRALGCTEMQGYLFSAAKPADKVVELFALHRSRLAQRDGNERRRREAS; via the coding sequence CTGCTTGACCAGACCTTCGTACGCAGCGGCCCGATCCGCTGGCTAGTGGTGGGCGGCGTACTCCTGATCGCGGCGATCGCCGTCGGCGCGGTGCTGATGGCGCAGAATTTCCGCGAGCGCGCGCTGCGCAACTCCGGCCGCGAGCTGGAAAACACCGTGCTGCTGCTCGCCCATCATTTCGATCAGCAATTGCAGGATTTCGCGGTCATCCAGAGGGATTTCGTCGATCACGTGCGCGCGAGCGGAATCATGACCGCGGAAGACTATCGCAAGCGCTTCTCCGGCCAGGACGTGCACCGGATGCTGCGTTCGAAGATCGATGCGCTCCCCTACATGGGCGGCGTCAACATCATCGACGCCGATGGCAACGTGATCAATTCCTCGACGGCATGGCCGGCCCCAAAGGTCAACGTTGCCGACCGTTCATATTATCGCACCTTCCGATACGATCCACAGGCGCCCGACGTGCTGATCGAACCGGTGCACAGCCGCATTTCCGGCGCCTGGACCATTTTGATCCTGCGCAAGATCATGGGACCGCACGGCGAGTTCATGGGCATCATCGGGCGCGGCATCGAGCCGGCCAATTTCGAGAAATTCTTCGAAACCGTCGTGCTCGGCGAAGGTGCCTCGATCTCGATGCTGCATCGGGACGGCACCCTGCTTGCCCGCTTTCCGCATTCCAGCGACTTGATGGGACACAATTTCAGGAACGGCTCGTTCGAGCAGCAGAGGATCTTCGCTGTCGATCACTTCGCGGGCCGCTTTGTGAGCCCTGTCGACGGAGAGGATCGGCTGGTCTCGGCGCGCGCCCTGCCCCATTTCCCGATCCTGATGATGGCGACGACCACGCGCGCGGCGGCGCTCGCCGACTGGCGCGAGCAGATCGGCATCCTGATTTCGGTCGCCGGCGCCTCCGCGCTCGCCATCGCCGGCGTGCTGATCGCGATCGTGCGCAAGCTGCTGGAGCAGCATCGCATGTCCCGGGAGCGGCTGACGCTGGAGAAGCAGCGTCTCGATCGCGCCGTCAACAACATGACCCAGGGCCTGCTGCTGTTCGACGCCTCGAAACAGCTCGTGGTCTGCAACCATCGCTACATCGAAATGTACGGCTTATCGGCCGAGATCGTGAAGCCCGGCTGCGACTTCCGCGACATCATCGTGCACCGCAAGGCCACGGGTTCGTTCACGGGCGACGTGGACCAGTATGTCGCGCGCGTGCTGCGCGACATCCACTTGCGCAACTTCATGATCGTCGACACCAGCGACGGCCGCTCGATCCAGGTCGTCAACGAGCCTCTCGACGACGGCGGCTGGGTCGCAACCCATGAGGACATCACCGAGCGCCGTCGCATCGAGGAACGCATCACCCACCTCGCCCACTACGACGCGCTGACTGACCTGCCGAACCGCGCCATGTTCCACGAACATCTGCGCGGTGAGCTGCTCGCCATCGCCGATGGCGAAGAGCTCGCGGTGCACTACATCGACATCGACGAATTCAAGAGCGTCAACGACGCGCTCGGCCATCTTGTCGGCGACGAGCTGTTGAAGTCGGTGGCGCAGAGCCTGCGCAGCTGCGCAGGCCCGACCGATTTCGTGGCACGCCTCGGTGGCGACGAGTTCGCGATCGTGCAGAGTGCAGTGACCTCTCCGGACCAGGTCACCGAACTCGTCGCGCGGGTCTTCGCGGCGATCCGCGCGCCGTTCGACTGCATGGGCCATCATCTCACCACCGATGCCAGCATCGGTATCGCGCTGGCGCCGGGACATGGTACCGCGCTGGACCAGATCCTGAAGAACGCGGATATGGCGATGTACGCCGCCAAATCCGCCGGCCGCCGCACCTATCGCTTCTTCGAGCCGGAGATGGACGCCAAGGTGCGCGAGCGGCGTCAACTGGAGATCGACCTTCGCGACGCCATCGCTCATGGCGACCTCGAGGTCTACTACCAGCCCTGCCTCAGCCTGAAGGACGACCGAATCACCGGCTGCGAGGCGCTCGTGCGCTGGCGCCATCCCGAGCGCGGCATGATCTCGCCCGCCGAGTTCATTCCGATCGCGGAGGATACCGGCCTGATCAACGAGATCGGCGAGTGGGTGCTGGCGACCGCCTGCCGCGATGCGGCCGGCTGGCCCGACGACATCCGCCTCGCCGTCAACGTCTCGCCGGTGCAATTCAAGAGCGGCACGCTGGCACTGAAGATCATGGCGGCACTGGCCGCTTCCAACCTGCCGGCGAGCCGGCTCGAGCTCGAGATCACCGAGGCCGTGCTGATCCGCGACGACGACACCACCCTTGCGATCCTGCATCAGCTTCGCGCCATCGGCGTGCGCATCGCGCTCGACGATTTCGGAACGGGCTACTCGTCACTCAGCTATCTGCACCGTTTCCCGTTCGACAAGATCAAGATCGACCGCTGCTTCGTCAACGACATCGCCGGCCCCGACGGCTCCGCCAGCATCGTGCAGGCCGTGGTCAACCTCGCCAGCGCCCGCCGCATGGCCACCACAGCCGAAGGCGTCGAAACCGAGGAACAGCAGCGGCTGTTGCGCGCCCTCGGCTGCACCGAAATGCAGGGCTACCTTTTCAGCGCCGCGAAGCCGGCCGACAAGGTCGTGGAGCTGTTCGCACTCCATCGCAGCCGTCTCGCCCAGCGCGACGGCAACGAAAGGCGCCGCCGCGAGGCGAGCTAG